The sequence TCCTTGAAATAATGCACTGCATCAGGAAAAAGAACCCGGCAATCGAGCGCATCGGCGTCTACGGCAACACCAAGGCCATTCTCAAGAAGACGCCCGAAGAGCTTGCGGCACTCAGGCTGGCAGGGCTCGGCATCGTATACCAGGGCATCGAGAGCGGGAACAAAGAGGTACTGCGGCGTATCAAGAAGGGCGCCTTTCCGCACAAACAGCTCGAGGCGGCCGAAAAGGTGAAAGAGGCGGGGATGCTTCTCTCGCAGACGGTGCTGCTGGGCATAGGCGGGACCGAGCTCTCGGAGGAGCACGCCATCGACACGGGGAAACACCTCGGCGCCATGTCGCCCCAGTACGCGGGGGCGCTCACCGTCATGCTGTTGCCGAACACCAGGCTGTACCGCGAGGCACACGAGGGGCGTTTCGTCCTCCCCGACAAGTTCGGGATGCTGAACGAGCTTCGGCTTATGATCGTCAACATGAAGGTCAAATCGCCCTGCTTCTTCACGTCGAACCACGCGTCCAATTACCTGCCGATCCGGGCGAGTTTTCCCGATGACCGGCACAGGGTGATCGCGCTCATCGAAGAGGTTCTAAAAAAGCGCGACGACCGGCTGCTCAAACCCGAGCATATGCGGGCGCTGTAAACACTACCGATACGGCGAGGTGAACATGGATTCTTCTATGGAAAACGCGCTGCGCTTCATAAGCGCCGAGCTGAAGGAAAACCCCGGGGCCGATAAAAACGCCCTGATCAACGAGGCAAGCCGCAAGTACGATCTCAACCCCATACAGACCGAGTTCCTCGTCAACAAGTACATCCTGGGGCAGTGACGCTTTCCGCCGCGCGGCCTCAACGCCTCGCGGCCGCCTCCATCCCCTCCAGGAAGCCGTCGAGAAGCCCGCGCATCTCCCCGAACTCCCTCGGGCGCGGAATGAGCTCTGCGGCTTTCTGCACGTAGCGTTCATCAACCAGTTCAACACCGCAGTTGCGAACCAGCGCGTCCACGCTCTCCGCCGTGGACTCCAGGTGAAACTGCAGACCGATGACACGCTCGTTGTACGCAAACGCCTGTGCGGCGCACGCGTCGCTTTCGGCCGCCAAAGCGGCGCCCGGCGGAATGCCGAAGGTGTCCCCGTGCCAGTGGAAGGCCGTGAATTCGCCGGGAAGCCCGGCGAAAGCGGGAAAGTCCGCGGCCCCTGGCGTAAGCCGCACGGGGAACCACCCGATCTCCCGGTGAGCGTTACGCCGCACGGTACCACCCAGCACGGCGGCCAGGAGCTGGGCACCGAGGCATATTCCCAGGACGGCCTTGCCCGCGGAGACGGCATCGCTGATGAAGCGCTTTTCGGGCGCAAGCCACGTATAAATGTGTTCATCGTACACGCCCATGGGTCCGCCCATTATGATAAGCCAGTCGAAACCATCCATCGCGGGCAGCGGCTCATCTTCGAAGATCGCTGTCCTCGAAAGCGCATGGCCGCGCCGAAGCGCCCAGTCTTTTATCGCGGCGGGTCCCTCGAAGGGAACGTGCTGTATGAAGTGGATTTTCATCGCGCCACCCCCTTTATTCCAGGATCGCGGAATACAACGAAAGCAAGATACGACGGGAAGTGGCGGTCATGAATGAAAAAATTCCCAGGGGAGGGAATGCGTCATTAATTTAACGCACGGGAAACAAAAGCGCCCCCGCCTGTATCCAGGCCGGGGCGCTTTCCGGACAGGCAGGGCCGGTGCGAACCGCTTACTTCACCGCCACACGCATGTTGTCCACATCGACACGGTATCCGCCCGAAACCATAACGTATCCCTTGTAGATATCCGAGGTATCGGTGATCTTAGCCATAAACCAGGCTTCGTTGCGGGCTTCCTTCTTGGTCGCCGGGGCAGAGTATACGTCGTCCCGGCGATTTCCTTCGAAGATAATAACGACAGCGCCGAGCCTTATATCGGCCTTCGTCGCGATCCTGGTTTTCCAGTAGTTCTTCGTCCACATCTCCTTGCCGTCGTGGACGAGCATGAACTGTCCCTCGTATTTGGTCGCGGCGCCGGGGGCCGTAACCACCTTCGCCAGCCTTACGTACATCCATGTTTTGCCGACAAACGCGTCCTTGTCGACGAAATAATCGTCCGGCTGTATGTAGTGCTCATCCGATCCATCCGCGCCGGGAGCCTCCGCCCTCCTCTTCGACGCCGCAACTTCAGAATCCGACGTATCAGATTTCTTTGCCGTGATTGAGTCGGTATTCATAGAAGAGACCCTGTTAAACACATCCATGGCCATATCGCCCTTCGATGACCCCCTGGAACTGCAGCCCACAGCCATCACTGCGATCACTGCGATCACCGCCAGGGGCAGCGCCGCCAACAGTACCTTCTTCATGCAAACTCCTCCTTGATTACGTATGGTAAACTTCCACTTTTCGTCCTCGACCGTAATTTACTATCCATCGGCCCGAATGTCAAACACTATTGCACTTCATCCTTGAATTCAGGCCCCGCGTTTTGGTCAGCACGGGATATGGATTGACATTATAGCCCGTATTCTATTAAAAGGAACGGGTTTTACCCGCGCACCAGTACGCCGCGCAGGCGCACACTCATACGAGGACGGAGGATGGCATGGAACTACATGAAGCGCTTACCGGGCGCAGGAGCGTCCGCAGATTCACCGAGGAAGCGGTGAGCGACGGAGAGATACGGGCCATCCTCGAGGCGGCGAGAATGGCGCCCTCGTGGGCGAACGTTCAGCCGTGGGAATTCATCGTACTGCGCGACCGCGCCCTGATAGAAAAGATCGTGGGAACCTATGTCGAAAAAAACCCGGCGACAAAATGCTCCCTGGCCGCCCCCGCGCTCATAGCGGCCTGCGCCCGCACAGGCATATCGGGATGTTACGACGCGAAGAACCTCACGAAGTTCAACGAGTGGTTCATGTTCGACCTGGGTCTTGCCGTCCAGAACCTGTGCCTGAAAGCCCACGAGCTGGGGCTCGGGACCGTGGTGGTCGGCCTAATGGAGCACGACAGGGCGAAATCGATCCTCGCCCTCCCGGCCGACCGCGAGGTGGTTGCGTGCATCCCCGTTGGTCGCCCGGCCGTCACCGGGAAGGAAGGCCCGCCGAGGAAACCGCTTTCCGAATTCGCCTTTATCGACGCCTACGGAAAGCCCTTCCTCGAATAAGTCGGCCCGGAAGTAACGCGTGCGCCGGGACTTTTTTTGTTGTTGTCGCCGGGTCATTCGTGCTATCATATCCGTTACCATGGGTACGATAACCGACACGAGAGGGAATACGAGGAGTCGCATCGCGCCGCCGGTCGTCATTATCGCGCTCGCGGTGCTCGCCGCGCTTCCGCTCATCCTGTCGATCGCCTCCTCGCAACGGGCGCTGGTGCGCGAAACCGGCGGGGCGTTTTATCTCGTGCGCTCCTGCACTATCGCCGGCAAACATCTCCTCTGCCTGAGGACGGCGGAAAGCTTCACATCAAAAAAAGCCGCGCTCGAATCGCCCGATGCTGGCCTTCGGCCGGCGCTCATCTCAATGGAAACCGTGGCCTTTATTGAAATCCTCCACGAGGCGCCCCCTGAACCGGAAGCGGAGTCCGGCCTGGTCCCGGCGGCCTATCTGGGGACCTACCGGATCAACGCGTCGGGGAACCCCGGATACCTGTTCCTGGGGGCTAAAGAAGGTTACGTCTACGGATCGCTGCGCTTCCCCGAATGGGGCAGAGGCGTGGCGGAGCCGCTAAAGGGCGTGTACATTCGGGGGAACACCATACGCTTTACCCGCTCCATTACCACGCCCGCCGAGAGGGAGCGGACCGGGGCGACAACGTATTTCACGCAGGTCTACACCGGCGAGTACCGCGACGGGGGACGTACCATCCAGGGGCGCTACATGGTGGGCGGTTCTCCGCGCATGTGGGACGCCCGGAAGGCGCGATAGGCGGAAGCCTCCTTCATCCCTCCAGCTTCAGGCTGCGCATTATCTTAAAGAATGTTTCCTTAAAAGCGGGGTAGCTCTTCTCAGTGGCCGTGCAAACCAGCACGTAGCCGCGATGGCGCTCCACCACCAGGCACAAGAGCACCTTGAGCCTGAGCGCTCCCGCCCGGTGGGTGAAGACGGTCATCACCGCTTTTCGCCCGTCGAGCGTGAACTCGGTGCGCTCGGTTTCTCGGAACTCGCTCAGGGCCTTCGCGATGTTATCGAAGGTCATCTCGCGGTAATATTGCAAGCCGACGTCTTTCGACAGGTTTTCGACCGAGATGTTGACGTTCTCCCTGAAGAGGTCGCCCTTTTCTTCCAGGGGACCAAGGGCCTGCACCACGGTGGCGCCCAGGAGCCCCTCGGTCTTTATCTCCCAGTCGTCCGGGAACACCACCGAAAAGCCCTTCGCGCGGTCGCGGAAATATCCCGGCTCCTTCTTTCCGCATGTCGCTGTGAATACGGCGAGCATGAAAATGGAAAACACCACCGCTCCGGTTATCGAATTCCTGAACATCCGGATCCCCCCCCTATCTTGAATGGACGACCGTATTGCGTGCTTCGCGCGCAGCGCATTCATGAGTATCATATACTTTGAAAAAAGGCAAGCGCATAATGCGAAATACGCCCCGCGCCGGGCGCGATCCGCGGAAGCCGTATTTATCACTTCAATATTTGTTTGACTTTTTTCACCTCGCGGGCGATCATCATGGCCATATTAGGGGAAAAAGGCGAAACATTATGCCCGGAAAAACGACAAAGAAGTCAGTGCAACCGTCCGCTCCGGCCCCCGCCCGCGGGCGGAAGAAGGCGGTAAAAGAGTCCGATTACCTCATCGCGCTCCTGGTCGACGGGGCGGGTATCTACGCGTCGTGGAAGATTTCCGATGACCTCTACGGAAAAATTTTACGAAAGGCCCTTACCGATTATCACGGCGATCCGTACCTGTTTTTACAGGTGACCGCCCTCGACACGCGAGGCCCCGGCGAGATCGAGGACATCCCGGTCTACGGCAGGGAAAACCGCTGGCACATCTTCACCACCGGAGCAATGGCCGGACGGCGGGTGGTACTGCGCCTTTCGTACCAGACCTCAAAGGGAAAACGCGAAGCAGTATTACAGTCGACCGAGCTCGACATACCGCTTGGCGACGCGGCGCTGGTGGCGCTCCTTAGCCGGCCGCTCCTCCACGACGAGCGCCGTGCGCGCCTTTACGAAGCCAGCGGCATACGCGAACAGCTCGACGCCACCTCTCCCTCCGCAAGCTCACCGTAAATGGGAAAGGGACGTCGGCGGAAGGGACCGGCCGCGCGGCTCGTGCTGGTGCTCCACGCGCACCTGCCCTACGCGCGAATACCGCGGGAGCGTTTCCCCGCGCAGGAGCTGTGGCTCTACCAGAATATCGCCGAATGCTACATCCCCCTGCTTCGAACCATGGAGCTTCTGGCCGACAAGGGGGTCCGTTTTCCGCTAACGGTCTCGCTCAGCCCCACGCTCCTGGCCATGCTCGGCGACGGCTACTACCGGCATAAATTCGACGACTACCTCGCCTGCGTCATCGCGCTCGCGCACGTCCACGCCGCGCCCGGCGGCGGCGCGTTGTCCGGCGCGCTCGCGCATCTTGCGGAGAAACTCGAGGAAACACGCGACTGGTGGAACGCGGCGGAGGGCAACCTTGCCGCGCGATTCCGCTCCCTCTCCGAACGCGG is a genomic window of Spirochaetota bacterium containing:
- a CDS encoding DUF4912 domain-containing protein; protein product: MPGKTTKKSVQPSAPAPARGRKKAVKESDYLIALLVDGAGIYASWKISDDLYGKILRKALTDYHGDPYLFLQVTALDTRGPGEIEDIPVYGRENRWHIFTTGAMAGRRVVLRLSYQTSKGKREAVLQSTELDIPLGDAALVALLSRPLLHDERRARLYEASGIREQLDATSPSASSP
- a CDS encoding radical SAM protein, whose translation is MDYVGHVIRPPSEAYSMIIQVTVGCSHNQCTFCGTYKEEKFRVKDMATIKRDIDEMSSYRYGFRKAFLADGDVLILPNEDILEIMHCIRKKNPAIERIGVYGNTKAILKKTPEELAALRLAGLGIVYQGIESGNKEVLRRIKKGAFPHKQLEAAEKVKEAGMLLSQTVLLGIGGTELSEEHAIDTGKHLGAMSPQYAGALTVMLLPNTRLYREAHEGRFVLPDKFGMLNELRLMIVNMKVKSPCFFTSNHASNYLPIRASFPDDRHRVIALIEEVLKKRDDRLLKPEHMRAL
- a CDS encoding type 1 glutamine amidotransferase, whose protein sequence is MKIHFIQHVPFEGPAAIKDWALRRGHALSRTAIFEDEPLPAMDGFDWLIIMGGPMGVYDEHIYTWLAPEKRFISDAVSAGKAVLGICLGAQLLAAVLGGTVRRNAHREIGWFPVRLTPGAADFPAFAGLPGEFTAFHWHGDTFGIPPGAALAAESDACAAQAFAYNERVIGLQFHLESTAESVDALVRNCGVELVDERYVQKAAELIPRPREFGEMRGLLDGFLEGMEAAARR
- a CDS encoding nitroreductase family protein, with translation MELHEALTGRRSVRRFTEEAVSDGEIRAILEAARMAPSWANVQPWEFIVLRDRALIEKIVGTYVEKNPATKCSLAAPALIAACARTGISGCYDAKNLTKFNEWFMFDLGLAVQNLCLKAHELGLGTVVVGLMEHDRAKSILALPADREVVACIPVGRPAVTGKEGPPRKPLSEFAFIDAYGKPFLE